In the uncultured Methanobacterium sp. genome, one interval contains:
- the rimI gene encoding ribosomal protein S18-alanine N-acetyltransferase gives MIIREFKRPDLKRVLEIELSSFDDPYPSNVLVDLYNLGAGFLVAQEDNIVVGYIIFWIRFEDEGHIISLAVDQKYYRKKIGSQMVETALEIFKRYNVNSIRLEVRKGNRKARKFYQKLGFVEKAHLVEYYEDGEDAVVMGKLLEDFD, from the coding sequence ATGATAATAAGAGAATTCAAACGTCCTGACCTTAAAAGAGTCCTGGAAATTGAATTATCCTCCTTCGATGACCCCTATCCATCCAATGTTTTGGTGGATCTTTATAATTTGGGGGCTGGTTTTCTGGTAGCCCAAGAAGATAATATTGTGGTGGGGTATATTATATTTTGGATCAGGTTTGAGGATGAAGGCCATATCATTTCCCTGGCCGTGGATCAAAAATATTATAGAAAGAAAATTGGATCACAAATGGTGGAAACAGCACTTGAAATCTTCAAAAGATATAATGTGAATAGCATTCGCCTGGAAGTACGGAAAGGGAATCGCAAAGCTCGTAAATTCTATCAAAAACTAGGTTTTGTGGAAAAAGCCCATCTAGTAGAATATTATGAAGATGGGGAAGATGCCGTGGTTATGGGCAAATTATTGGAAGACTTTGATTAA
- a CDS encoding precorrin-6A/cobalt-precorrin-6A reductase gives MNVLVMAGTSDARKIISDLSEEERISVLATATTPHGVELAQRSGANKVLEGFFDSEKLTNIIQDNDIELLIDATHPFAAAATQNAIKASNSEGIPYIRFERPETELPDSDLIHVVNSFEDAAALTMELLGQNEISSQNEISIEDNFTRNFTEDFTKSFTENFSNGRVLHLAGVNTLHYITETISPELIVARVLPTVYSVKKSLELGIPHDNIIAMEGTFSPKFNGILMEEFQIKVVLTKESGQSGGTISKIQAALHHKVPVVIVMRPEIDELEGNLMFNEVELLVNEVLSRCFNEQ, from the coding sequence ATGAATGTGTTAGTAATGGCAGGAACCAGTGATGCCAGGAAGATCATCTCTGATCTTTCAGAAGAGGAAAGGATCAGTGTTCTGGCCACTGCCACCACACCTCACGGAGTGGAACTGGCACAGAGATCCGGGGCAAATAAAGTTCTGGAAGGATTTTTTGATTCTGAAAAATTGACAAATATTATACAAGATAATGATATTGAACTTTTGATTGATGCCACTCACCCATTTGCAGCAGCAGCTACTCAAAATGCCATAAAAGCTTCAAATAGTGAGGGTATTCCTTATATTCGTTTTGAAAGACCTGAAACTGAACTTCCTGATAGCGATCTCATCCACGTGGTCAATTCTTTTGAGGATGCTGCAGCCCTCACCATGGAACTACTTGGTCAAAATGAGATTTCAAGTCAGAATGAGATTTCAATTGAAGATAATTTCACTAGGAATTTTACTGAGGATTTTACAAAGAGTTTTACAGAGAATTTTTCAAATGGCAGAGTTTTACATCTTGCAGGGGTGAACACCCTTCATTATATCACAGAGACAATTTCTCCGGAATTAATTGTTGCCCGGGTTCTTCCAACTGTTTATTCTGTAAAAAAATCTCTGGAACTGGGCATACCTCATGATAACATTATTGCCATGGAGGGAACATTCTCCCCCAAGTTCAACGGCATTCTCATGGAAGAATTTCAGATAAAAGTAGTTTTAACCAAGGAAAGTGGTCAGAGTGGGGGTACCATTTCCAAGATTCAAGCTGCACTCCATCACAAGGTTCCGGTAGTTATTGTGATGCGTCCAGAAATAGATGAATTGGAAGGAAACCTAATGTTTAATGAGGTTGAACTTCTTGTTAATGAAGTCCTTTCCAGATGTTTTAATGAGCAATGA
- a CDS encoding proteasome-activating nucleotidase: MEKTSQNILKKIEDLKKEIKILKEDNAKTKRNLMWKVRKLEKDKLLIENEKMRLDREVKSLRGEIERFRSPPLVIATVTEVLDEGKVVVKSSTGPHFVIGYSRFLDEKSLEPGARVALNQQTFSIVSVLPSEKDPLVTGMEVEEKPNVSYAKIGGLEEQIVEIKETVELPLKKPELFTKIGIEPPKGVLLYGPPGTGKTLLAKAVAHETNATFIKIVASEFVKKYIGEGARLVRGVFELAKEKSPSIIFIDEIDAIAAKRLKSSTSGDREVQRTLMQLLAEMDGFEGRGDVGIVAATNRPDILDPALLRPGRFDRFIEVPIPNEDGRREILKIHTKKMTLEEDVDIELVSTLSEGASGADLKAICTEAGMFAIREERPSVVMNDFLDAVDKIIGMERDEEIRKEAGVMYG, encoded by the coding sequence ATGGAAAAAACATCCCAAAACATCTTAAAAAAGATAGAAGACCTTAAAAAAGAGATAAAAATCCTGAAAGAGGATAATGCTAAGACTAAGAGAAATTTGATGTGGAAGGTCAGGAAACTTGAAAAAGACAAACTCCTGATTGAAAACGAGAAAATGCGACTGGACCGAGAAGTCAAATCCCTCCGCGGGGAAATTGAAAGGTTCCGCTCTCCACCACTGGTAATTGCCACTGTAACCGAAGTACTGGATGAAGGTAAAGTAGTCGTAAAAAGCAGTACCGGCCCCCACTTTGTAATTGGCTATTCACGTTTCTTAGATGAGAAGTCACTGGAACCCGGAGCCAGAGTAGCCCTTAACCAGCAGACATTCAGCATTGTCAGTGTTTTACCATCTGAAAAAGATCCACTCGTAACTGGAATGGAAGTTGAAGAAAAACCAAATGTAAGTTACGCAAAAATAGGCGGACTCGAAGAACAGATCGTGGAGATCAAAGAGACCGTTGAATTACCACTTAAAAAACCAGAACTATTCACCAAGATTGGAATAGAACCACCTAAAGGAGTACTCCTCTATGGACCTCCAGGTACTGGTAAAACTTTACTGGCCAAAGCCGTGGCCCATGAAACCAATGCCACCTTTATAAAAATCGTGGCCTCAGAATTTGTGAAAAAATACATTGGAGAAGGAGCCCGCCTGGTGCGTGGCGTCTTTGAACTGGCCAAAGAAAAATCCCCCAGCATAATATTCATAGATGAAATAGATGCCATAGCCGCTAAGAGACTTAAAAGTTCAACCAGTGGTGACCGTGAGGTTCAAAGAACCCTCATGCAGCTTTTAGCAGAGATGGATGGATTTGAGGGAAGGGGAGATGTGGGAATAGTTGCTGCCACCAACCGACCTGATATCCTGGACCCCGCACTCCTAAGGCCTGGAAGATTCGACCGTTTCATAGAAGTACCCATACCCAATGAGGATGGTAGAAGGGAAATACTCAAGATCCACACTAAAAAAATGACCTTAGAAGAAGATGTGGATATTGAACTGGTTTCTACCCTCAGTGAAGGTGCTTCCGGAGCCGATCTTAAAGCAATCTGTACCGAGGCAGGTATGTTCGCCATAAGGGAAGAAAGACCTAGTGTGGTTATGAACGACTTCCTGGATGCCGTGGATAAGATCATTGGCATGGAACGAGACGAAGAAATACGAAAAGAAGCTGGAGTGATGTACGGATAA
- the carA gene encoding glutamine-hydrolyzing carbamoyl-phosphate synthase small subunit, with amino-acid sequence MQKEAKLALEDGTILKGEGFGYQTIKTGEVVFATGMTGYVESLTDPSYKGQILMSTYPLQGNYGVSKEWFQSNGIKAEGYVVKEQNPYPSHSHSENSLSGFLEEYEIPGISNIDTRSLTLKIRKYGALNGALSTEEIDDEELLAMAQNQPGIEYIDLVDKVSVTQPKIFGEEYKDRAVVLDCGIKNNSINALLRREIGVVLLPYNTSPQEIMDYEPGALLVSSGPGDPSRVRETIQTVQKLSERLPIFGICLGQQIISMAFGAKIYKMKFGHRGINQPVKDLKSGKVSITSQNHGFTIDHKACADLPINVTQINLNDGTVEGIEHQELPISSVQYHPEAGPGPHDTDYYFDNFVENLKKY; translated from the coding sequence ATGCAAAAAGAGGCCAAATTAGCTTTAGAGGACGGTACAATATTAAAAGGAGAAGGATTCGGTTACCAAACAATTAAAACAGGAGAAGTGGTTTTTGCCACTGGAATGACCGGTTACGTGGAATCACTTACTGATCCGTCTTATAAGGGTCAGATTCTCATGTCCACATATCCTCTGCAGGGTAACTACGGCGTGTCCAAAGAATGGTTCCAGTCCAATGGAATAAAAGCAGAAGGATATGTAGTTAAGGAACAAAACCCATATCCATCACACAGCCACTCTGAAAATAGTCTATCCGGTTTTTTAGAGGAATATGAAATTCCAGGAATCAGCAACATTGACACCCGCTCCCTCACCTTAAAGATCAGGAAATACGGGGCTCTTAATGGTGCGCTGTCCACAGAAGAAATTGATGATGAGGAACTTCTGGCCATGGCACAAAATCAGCCTGGAATTGAATACATTGACCTGGTGGATAAAGTTTCAGTGACCCAACCCAAAATATTTGGAGAAGAATATAAAGATCGGGCGGTTGTTTTAGACTGTGGGATAAAAAATAACAGTATTAACGCTCTCCTCAGAAGGGAAATTGGTGTTGTTCTACTTCCTTATAATACTTCACCCCAGGAAATTATGGACTATGAACCTGGAGCTCTTCTGGTTTCAAGTGGACCCGGAGATCCCAGCAGGGTGAGGGAAACCATCCAGACTGTGCAAAAACTTTCCGAGAGACTTCCAATTTTTGGTATCTGTCTGGGACAACAGATAATTTCCATGGCATTTGGTGCCAAGATCTACAAGATGAAATTCGGACACCGGGGAATAAACCAGCCAGTTAAGGATCTCAAATCAGGTAAAGTTTCCATAACATCCCAGAATCATGGTTTCACCATTGATCATAAAGCTTGCGCCGATCTGCCCATAAATGTGACCCAAATAAACCTTAACGATGGCACAGTAGAGGGAATAGAACATCAGGAACTCCCAATATCCAGTGTACAGTACCATCCAGAAGCTGGACCTGGACCCCATGACACTGATTATTACTTCGACAACTTCGTGGAAAACCTTAAAAAATATTAA
- the carB gene encoding carbamoyl-phosphate synthase large subunit: protein MPRDKDINKVLIIGSGPIQIGQAAEFDYSGSQACKSLQEEGIETVLVNSNPATIQTDMDMADSVYVEPLTPEIVAQIIRKEKPDAVLPTMGGQTGLNVATGLEQIGALEGVKVIGSSVQTIKNVEDRDLFDHFMKELNEPVPKARAVSTLEDAILAVEEIGYPVIVRPAFTLGGTGGGVAHNQQELEEIATRGLDMSYINQVLIDQSVMGWKEFEYEVMRDKNDTCIIVCNMENLDPMGIHTGESIVVAPSQTLSDVDNQRLRNASIKIIRALEIQGGCNIQFAVHPITGEYKVIEVNPRVSRSSALASKATGYPIAKISSKIAVGMTLDEIQNDITKETPASFEPSLDYIITKIPRWPFDKFKGISREIGIQMKSTGEVMAIGRTLEESMHKAIRSLDVGSFGFDTVEFDEEKLRNATDERLFQVYSALKSGMTVEEILEITQIDPFFLHKILNIVNWENQLNAQNILKPAVMRKTKKMGFSDHKISQITGLDETIIRKAREKEGIIPSYKMVDTCAAEFEAKTPYYYGCYEEEDEVTVSDEKKVIIIGAGPIRIGQGIEFDYCCVHAAMALKDTGIETIIINNNPETVSTDYDISSKLYFEPLTLEDVLAIINKEKPYGVVVQFGGQTSINLAVPLAMEGVRILGTPHESIDRVEDRERFTEVLDKLEIPQADYGIAHSFEDARKVAERIGFPVLVRPSYVLGGRAMQIVYDDDELREYMKEAVRISPEHPILVDKFLEDAIEIDVDALSDGEEVFIGGIMEHIEEAGVHSGDSACVIPPQSLSKDILKTIKNYTTKLALELDVVGLMNIQYAFKMDDEDNPKIYILEANPRASRTVPFVSKAVGVPLAKIAAELMMGKKLKDFGLRDEVKINHVAVKESIFPFIKLPKADSILGPEMKSTGESMGIDENFGVSYYKAQLSAGMELPQKGTIFISVRDADKDKILDITQKAKELGFKLIATRGTALAVQDQVDINIIRKISQGSPNIKDAILNKEVAMIINTPSGKQSADDGYYIRRMAVELGIPYVTTLAGARAALNAIENVEKGKIGVKSLKEYHNIT from the coding sequence ATGCCACGGGACAAAGACATTAACAAGGTACTAATCATAGGATCAGGACCAATACAGATTGGTCAGGCAGCTGAATTTGATTATTCAGGTTCTCAGGCCTGTAAATCCCTTCAGGAAGAGGGTATTGAAACCGTACTCGTGAACAGCAACCCCGCTACCATTCAAACTGATATGGACATGGCTGATTCAGTTTACGTGGAACCATTAACTCCTGAAATTGTGGCCCAGATCATTAGAAAAGAAAAACCAGATGCAGTGCTTCCTACCATGGGGGGACAGACTGGTTTGAACGTTGCCACTGGACTGGAACAGATCGGTGCTCTGGAAGGAGTTAAGGTAATTGGATCATCAGTCCAGACCATAAAAAACGTGGAGGATCGGGATCTTTTTGACCATTTCATGAAAGAACTCAATGAACCCGTTCCCAAAGCCAGGGCAGTATCCACTTTAGAAGATGCAATTTTAGCTGTTGAGGAAATAGGATACCCTGTTATTGTCAGACCTGCTTTTACCCTGGGTGGAACTGGTGGAGGAGTGGCCCATAACCAGCAGGAACTGGAAGAAATCGCCACCAGAGGACTGGATATGAGCTACATTAACCAGGTGCTCATTGACCAGTCCGTGATGGGCTGGAAAGAATTCGAGTACGAGGTGATGCGGGATAAAAATGATACTTGTATCATTGTGTGTAACATGGAGAACCTGGACCCCATGGGAATTCACACCGGAGAAAGTATTGTGGTGGCTCCTTCACAGACCCTTTCAGATGTGGACAACCAGCGCCTCAGGAATGCATCTATAAAAATCATACGTGCCCTGGAGATACAGGGTGGATGTAACATACAGTTTGCAGTACACCCCATCACCGGGGAATACAAGGTCATTGAAGTCAACCCTCGGGTGAGCCGGAGCAGTGCCCTGGCTTCCAAGGCCACTGGATACCCAATTGCCAAGATCTCATCCAAGATTGCAGTGGGCATGACCCTGGATGAGATTCAGAATGATATCACCAAGGAAACACCGGCATCCTTTGAACCCAGCCTGGATTATATCATTACTAAAATACCCCGCTGGCCATTTGATAAATTTAAGGGCATCAGCCGTGAGATAGGAATTCAAATGAAATCCACCGGTGAAGTTATGGCCATTGGCCGCACCCTGGAAGAGTCAATGCACAAAGCTATCCGCAGCTTAGATGTGGGAAGCTTCGGGTTTGATACTGTAGAATTTGATGAAGAAAAACTTAGAAACGCCACTGATGAACGTTTATTCCAGGTTTACAGTGCACTAAAATCAGGAATGACTGTTGAAGAGATCCTGGAGATAACTCAGATTGATCCATTTTTCCTTCATAAAATACTGAACATAGTAAATTGGGAAAACCAGTTAAATGCTCAAAACATTCTCAAACCAGCTGTAATGCGTAAAACCAAGAAAATGGGCTTTTCCGACCATAAAATATCACAGATCACCGGCCTGGATGAAACCATCATCAGAAAGGCCCGGGAAAAAGAAGGAATAATTCCATCCTACAAGATGGTTGATACCTGCGCAGCAGAGTTTGAAGCCAAAACTCCTTATTATTATGGTTGTTATGAAGAAGAAGATGAAGTTACTGTTTCTGATGAAAAAAAGGTTATAATAATTGGTGCCGGACCAATAAGGATTGGTCAGGGTATTGAATTTGACTACTGTTGTGTTCATGCTGCTATGGCTCTTAAAGATACTGGTATTGAGACCATTATCATTAACAATAACCCGGAAACAGTAAGTACAGATTATGATATCTCCAGTAAACTCTACTTCGAACCTCTCACCCTGGAAGATGTTTTGGCTATCATCAATAAGGAAAAACCCTACGGAGTGGTGGTGCAGTTTGGAGGTCAGACCTCTATTAACCTGGCAGTACCCCTGGCCATGGAAGGAGTGCGTATCCTGGGAACACCACACGAAAGTATAGATCGGGTTGAAGACCGGGAAAGGTTCACTGAAGTTTTAGATAAACTGGAAATACCCCAGGCAGATTATGGTATTGCCCATTCCTTTGAAGATGCCCGAAAAGTAGCAGAACGAATTGGATTCCCAGTGCTGGTGCGACCATCATATGTTCTGGGTGGTCGGGCTATGCAGATAGTCTACGATGATGATGAACTCCGGGAGTACATGAAAGAAGCCGTGCGCATATCACCTGAACATCCCATACTGGTGGATAAGTTCCTGGAAGATGCCATTGAAATAGATGTGGATGCATTATCAGATGGAGAAGAAGTTTTCATTGGAGGCATAATGGAACACATTGAAGAAGCAGGTGTCCATTCTGGTGACTCTGCCTGCGTTATACCTCCACAAAGTCTTTCTAAAGATATCTTAAAAACCATAAAGAATTACACCACCAAACTGGCACTGGAGCTGGATGTGGTGGGGCTCATGAACATCCAGTATGCATTTAAAATGGATGATGAGGATAACCCCAAAATTTACATCTTAGAAGCCAACCCCCGGGCCAGCCGAACTGTTCCCTTCGTGAGTAAAGCTGTGGGTGTGCCCCTGGCAAAGATCGCAGCAGAACTAATGATGGGTAAAAAACTCAAAGATTTCGGACTGCGTGATGAAGTGAAAATAAATCATGTAGCTGTTAAAGAATCTATCTTCCCCTTCATAAAACTCCCTAAAGCAGATTCCATACTGGGACCGGAGATGAAATCAACCGGGGAAAGTATGGGAATTGATGAAAACTTCGGAGTGTCCTACTACAAGGCACAGCTTTCAGCAGGCATGGAATTACCCCAGAAAGGTACCATTTTTATAAGTGTGCGTGATGCAGATAAGGATAAAATTTTGGACATAACCCAAAAAGCCAAAGAACTTGGTTTTAAACTAATTGCAACCAGGGGAACTGCCCTTGCAGTTCAGGACCAGGTGGATATAAATATCATACGCAAGATCAGCCAAGGTTCACCAAATATAAAGGATGCCATTCTTAACAAGGAAGTGGCCATGATCATTAACACCCCCTCAGGCAAACAGTCTGCAGATGACGGATACTACATCCGGAGGATGGCTGTGGAACTGGGAATACCTTACGTGACCACACTGGCAGGTGCAAGAGCAGCTTTAAACGCCATTGAAAATGTTGAAAAAGGGAAAATAGGAGTTAAATCTCTAAAAGAGTACCATAATATCACTTAA
- a CDS encoding multiprotein bridging factor aMBF1 — protein sequence MRCEICGKKVIGTPVRTKIENSIMLTCNDCSKFGKVQREPPKPQRGPGSRPPASRKRSFRSQEPTHEVIEDYQTVIRKAREKKGWSREDLGEKIYEKVSVIHRLESGKMTPDLKLARKLERTLKVTLLEKTEQAQMDDLSAAHMRKATIGDIARIKKG from the coding sequence ATGAGATGTGAGATATGCGGAAAAAAGGTTATTGGAACGCCAGTTAGAACGAAAATCGAAAATTCAATTATGTTAACCTGTAATGATTGTTCAAAATTCGGCAAAGTACAAAGAGAACCCCCAAAACCCCAGCGTGGTCCTGGTAGCAGGCCACCAGCAAGTAGAAAACGATCATTTAGATCTCAGGAACCAACACATGAAGTGATTGAGGATTACCAGACTGTAATCCGGAAAGCCCGTGAAAAAAAGGGTTGGTCCAGGGAAGATCTTGGTGAAAAGATCTACGAGAAAGTTTCAGTGATACACCGTTTGGAGTCTGGGAAAATGACCCCTGATCTAAAACTGGCACGGAAACTGGAAAGAACGTTAAAGGTGACTCTTCTTGAGAAAACAGAACAGGCACAAATGGATGATTTAAGTGCTGCGCACATGCGAAAAGCCACGATAGGTGACATAGCACGGATTAAAAAGGGTTAA
- a CDS encoding DUF356 domain-containing protein — protein MTLILIRAENQTKILNSLADIERHAGLKINGTPRIIENTLADKYAQSILNAKLRSRSKIAVIVSVQEDATRSILQIKKIHPPAHLVVISKEYTQWEKIKKIFNTLPPLKGYYSAKNPNLKKPQKNKKS, from the coding sequence ATGACTTTAATACTTATTCGCGCTGAAAATCAAACTAAAATTCTTAACAGCCTGGCAGATATTGAAAGACATGCCGGGCTTAAGATCAACGGAACCCCACGAATTATTGAGAACACACTGGCCGACAAATATGCACAGAGCATACTGAATGCTAAATTGCGGTCAAGATCAAAAATTGCGGTTATAGTATCAGTTCAGGAAGATGCAACTCGCAGTATTCTCCAGATAAAAAAAATACACCCACCGGCACATTTAGTGGTTATAAGCAAGGAGTATACTCAGTGGGAAAAGATAAAAAAAATTTTCAACACCCTTCCCCCACTTAAAGGCTATTACTCTGCTAAAAACCCAAATTTGAAAAAACCGCAAAAAAATAAAAAAAGTTAG
- a CDS encoding UPF0146 family protein: MWSDFTDYIIKHYSQSSSIVEVAVGHFPQVACDLKKHLKVDIIMTDIKPYHDGIILDDIRQPDLKIYKNAGLIYSIRPPEELHPYLEKLSEKTGADLIIKPLSTDTINIKGKMDLVNYKKAVFYKKSLNKGL, translated from the coding sequence ATGTGGAGTGACTTTACGGATTACATTATCAAACATTATTCCCAATCTTCCAGCATCGTGGAAGTGGCAGTGGGACACTTTCCGCAGGTTGCATGTGACCTGAAGAAACATCTTAAGGTGGATATCATCATGACTGATATTAAACCTTACCATGATGGGATCATCCTAGATGATATTAGACAACCTGACTTAAAAATATATAAGAATGCTGGACTTATTTATTCCATAAGACCTCCTGAAGAATTACACCCCTACCTGGAGAAGCTTTCAGAAAAAACAGGGGCGGATTTAATAATAAAACCCCTTTCAACGGATACTATTAACATTAAGGGGAAAATGGATTTAGTTAATTATAAGAAAGCAGTTTTCTATAAAAAATCTTTAAATAAGGGTTTATAA
- a CDS encoding calcium-transporting P-type ATPase, PMR1-type, translating to MKWKKLSVDETFKTLNSSINGLNSSEAQKRLLEHGKNELVEEKKAGPITIFFGQFKDILILILLIAAVAAYFVGDTLDAIVILIVVIINAVVGFIQEYRAEKAMEKLKGLISAEAVVLRDGQEQKVPAGELTLGDIVLLEEGDNVPADLRIIESYDLLIDESAMTGESLPVEKHPNTISSDEHGSENMAFMETDVASGRGRGVVVEIGMDTEIGKIAEMIQGEEEETPLQQKIASLGKTLGLLAVVVCSVVFALEYFQGTPLVETFMTSVSLAVAAVPEGLPAILTLTLALGMQRMAKSNAIVRKLLAVETLGSCNVICTDKTGTLTLNQMTVRDARVTDPEMVYTIAALCNNATQSDDGKLLGDPTDASLLLYADENGYNRKEMEEKNPRLLEIPLDSTRKRMTTVNQIGQDRYILIKGAPEVLLQKCSQIDGEDGVCSIKPEDTENAMKDLQEMTGNALRVLGFAYRKLGPEENLEDKEALEKDLIFAGLVGMMDPPREEAKQAIAQAKKAGIRVVMITGDHKDTAVAIAREIGIAEGEIVALTGSDLDKLSDQEFENMVDDVSVYARVFPEQKVRIVETLKIKGHVASMTGDGVNDAPALKKAAIGVAMGSGTDVAKESADMLLQDDNFATIVKAVGEGRTIFDNIRRFVRFQLSTNIGAILTITSASVMGLPIPFNPIQVLWINIIMDGPPAQSLGVEPPEKGVMERPPLKEEIIPRRNLIKIVVAGVVMTVGTLALYYYLLSGGTDLTKAMTMAFTVFVMYQIFNVFNCRSDGGFTNKFFFIAIGASFLLQLGVIYLPFLQGVFRTTALGAFDWVIVLLVACTIFISDWLVGKFIK from the coding sequence ATGAAATGGAAAAAATTAAGCGTAGATGAAACATTTAAAACCCTCAATTCAAGCATTAATGGGTTAAATAGTTCTGAGGCTCAAAAACGGTTATTAGAACATGGTAAAAACGAACTGGTTGAGGAGAAGAAGGCCGGACCAATCACTATCTTCTTTGGACAGTTCAAAGACATACTCATCCTGATCCTGCTCATCGCCGCGGTTGCAGCATATTTTGTGGGAGACACCCTCGATGCAATTGTAATACTCATTGTGGTTATTATAAACGCCGTGGTTGGATTCATCCAGGAATACCGTGCTGAGAAAGCAATGGAAAAGCTCAAAGGGCTCATATCTGCTGAAGCGGTGGTTTTGAGGGATGGTCAGGAGCAGAAGGTACCTGCAGGAGAACTCACCCTGGGGGATATTGTTCTATTGGAAGAAGGAGACAATGTACCAGCTGATCTTAGGATAATTGAAAGCTACGATCTTTTGATAGATGAATCAGCCATGACTGGAGAATCATTACCCGTTGAAAAACACCCCAACACCATATCTAGTGATGAACACGGCTCAGAAAACATGGCCTTCATGGAAACTGATGTTGCCTCTGGCCGTGGTAGGGGTGTTGTGGTAGAAATTGGTATGGACACCGAGATCGGTAAAATCGCGGAGATGATCCAGGGAGAAGAAGAAGAAACACCCTTACAGCAAAAAATAGCCAGTCTCGGTAAGACTTTGGGATTACTGGCTGTAGTGGTTTGTTCAGTTGTTTTCGCACTTGAGTATTTCCAGGGAACGCCCCTGGTGGAAACATTTATGACCTCAGTTTCCCTGGCAGTGGCTGCTGTTCCTGAAGGACTCCCTGCAATCTTAACCCTTACACTGGCCCTGGGAATGCAGAGAATGGCTAAAAGCAATGCCATAGTCCGTAAACTCCTTGCAGTGGAAACCCTCGGCTCATGTAATGTGATCTGTACGGATAAAACAGGAACATTAACCCTTAATCAGATGACAGTCAGGGATGCCCGGGTAACTGACCCTGAAATGGTTTACACCATAGCTGCACTCTGTAACAATGCCACCCAGTCTGATGATGGTAAATTACTGGGAGATCCCACCGACGCATCACTCTTACTTTATGCTGATGAGAATGGTTACAACCGTAAGGAAATGGAGGAAAAAAATCCTCGACTACTGGAAATACCATTAGACAGCACCCGTAAAAGGATGACCACTGTCAATCAGATTGGCCAGGACAGGTACATCCTGATAAAAGGTGCTCCCGAGGTTTTACTCCAGAAGTGTTCTCAGATTGATGGTGAAGATGGAGTATGCTCCATCAAACCCGAAGACACTGAAAATGCAATGAAAGACCTCCAGGAAATGACTGGAAACGCCCTCCGTGTTCTTGGATTTGCCTACCGCAAACTGGGCCCTGAGGAAAACCTGGAAGATAAGGAAGCACTGGAAAAAGACCTTATCTTCGCGGGTCTGGTGGGTATGATGGACCCACCAAGGGAAGAAGCTAAACAAGCCATTGCACAGGCTAAAAAGGCAGGTATAAGGGTAGTGATGATCACCGGGGATCATAAGGATACTGCAGTAGCCATAGCACGGGAAATAGGTATTGCTGAAGGTGAAATTGTTGCACTCACCGGTAGTGATCTGGACAAGCTCAGTGACCAGGAATTTGAAAACATGGTGGATGATGTCAGTGTGTACGCCCGTGTGTTCCCTGAACAGAAGGTTAGAATTGTTGAAACCCTTAAGATAAAGGGTCATGTTGCATCCATGACTGGGGATGGGGTAAACGATGCTCCTGCTCTTAAAAAGGCAGCTATTGGTGTGGCCATGGGTAGTGGTACCGATGTTGCCAAGGAATCTGCGGACATGCTCCTTCAGGATGATAACTTTGCCACCATAGTCAAAGCCGTGGGTGAAGGAAGAACCATATTCGACAACATCCGTCGTTTTGTCCGTTTCCAGCTTTCCACTAACATTGGAGCCATACTCACCATTACTTCCGCCTCTGTAATGGGACTGCCAATCCCTTTTAACCCCATACAGGTTTTATGGATAAACATCATAATGGATGGACCTCCTGCCCAGTCTCTGGGTGTGGAACCACCAGAAAAGGGTGTTATGGAACGCCCGCCCCTCAAGGAAGAGATCATTCCCCGGAGAAACCTCATTAAAATAGTGGTGGCCGGGGTGGTCATGACAGTTGGTACACTGGCACTGTATTATTACCTGTTATCCGGCGGCACAGACTTAACCAAGGCCATGACCATGGCTTTCACAGTCTTTGTAATGTACCAGATATTCAACGTGTTCAACTGCCGGTCTGATGGAGGATTCACCAACAAATTCTTCTTCATAGCAATTGGAGCATCATTCCTGCTTCAGTTAGGAGTAATTTATCTACCATTCCTGCAGGGAGTCTTCCGTACCACGGCCCTTGGTGCGTTTGATTGGGTTATAGTCCTGCTGGTTGCCTGTACTATATTCATCAGTGACTGGCTGGTTGGAAAGTTCATAAAATGA